One window from the genome of Natrialba magadii ATCC 43099 encodes:
- a CDS encoding HdeD family acid-resistance protein gives MSSNTATADHESYGYSLKRGWRTLAIAGGVVGLIGLLAIVFPLATGISVTLVIGALLVLSGIVHGAHAFTARGWSGSMWQLALGVISVVAGVLVLANPVIGLVTLTLLAIAYLLADGVAELWLSMRMADQPGRMSVAASGVLSLVLAGLLWIGFPADAAWAIGLLVGISLFMTGLSMGIVAITGRNMEETTAAGEPRAA, from the coding sequence ATGTCCTCGAACACAGCAACTGCTGACCACGAATCGTACGGCTACTCACTCAAGCGCGGATGGCGGACATTGGCTATCGCCGGTGGCGTCGTCGGCCTGATCGGCCTCCTCGCAATCGTGTTTCCGCTCGCGACGGGCATTTCGGTTACCCTCGTAATCGGCGCACTGCTCGTCCTGAGCGGGATCGTCCACGGCGCACACGCCTTCACCGCACGCGGGTGGAGCGGCTCGATGTGGCAACTCGCACTCGGCGTCATCTCGGTCGTCGCGGGTGTACTCGTGCTCGCGAACCCTGTCATCGGGCTCGTGACCCTCACGCTGCTCGCGATTGCCTACCTGCTCGCCGACGGCGTGGCTGAACTCTGGCTGTCGATGCGGATGGCCGACCAGCCCGGTCGGATGTCCGTCGCCGCGAGCGGCGTTCTCTCGCTCGTCCTGGCCGGTCTGCTCTGGATCGGCTTCCCGGCGGACGCAGCCTGGGCGATCGGCCTGCTCGTCGGCATCAGCCTCTTCATGACCGGGCTCTCGATGGGCATCGTGGCCATCACTGGCCGCAACATGGAGGAGACGACTGCCGCCGGCGAACCACGAGCCGCGTAA
- a CDS encoding LLM class flavin-dependent oxidoreductase: MNLSIVDLAPVPDGASATEAYENTVELAQLAEQLGYSRFWVAEHHGMADSIASTTPEVLIAHLAAQTDEIRVGSGTVLLNHYSPFKVAEAFSTLDALAPGRIDLGLGRATGMPAADRALQTEQRKRNPDEDHAEKIEAAAAHLYDEFSADHPYSKLTLARSESDVPEIWVLGSSPSSAKIAGELGLRYCFAAFIRPNLAERAFETYHEHFEPTDSDAGLDEPEGMLAVNVVCDETDEDAARLRASAEASYKRMQRGVVGSLPSVEEAIDELGGVPEPTPQSLPSGEWPRALSGSPETVGTLLENLTDRVGVDDMIVQNLIADHDDVCRSHELLAEAVGLEGR; encoded by the coding sequence GTGAACCTCTCGATCGTCGATCTCGCGCCCGTTCCCGACGGCGCGAGCGCAACCGAAGCGTACGAGAACACGGTCGAACTCGCCCAGTTGGCCGAGCAACTCGGCTACTCGCGATTCTGGGTTGCCGAACACCACGGCATGGCTGACTCGATCGCGAGCACGACACCAGAGGTCCTGATCGCCCACCTGGCCGCACAGACCGACGAGATCCGCGTCGGGTCGGGAACCGTGCTGCTCAACCACTACAGCCCGTTCAAGGTCGCCGAGGCGTTCAGCACACTCGACGCCCTCGCCCCGGGTCGCATCGACCTCGGTCTTGGCCGTGCCACCGGCATGCCCGCCGCCGACCGCGCGCTCCAGACCGAACAGCGAAAACGCAATCCCGACGAGGACCACGCCGAGAAGATCGAGGCGGCCGCTGCCCACCTCTACGACGAGTTCAGCGCGGACCATCCGTACTCGAAACTCACCCTCGCGCGCTCCGAGAGCGACGTACCAGAGATCTGGGTCCTCGGCTCGAGTCCCTCCAGTGCGAAAATCGCGGGCGAACTCGGTCTTCGGTACTGCTTTGCCGCGTTCATCCGTCCAAATCTCGCCGAACGGGCGTTCGAGACCTATCACGAGCACTTCGAACCGACCGATTCCGACGCCGGTCTGGACGAACCAGAAGGGATGCTCGCAGTGAACGTCGTCTGCGACGAGACCGACGAGGACGCTGCACGGCTCCGTGCGAGCGCCGAAGCATCCTACAAGCGCATGCAACGCGGCGTCGTCGGCTCACTGCCGTCGGTCGAAGAGGCGATCGACGAACTCGGCGGCGTTCCGGAGCCGACGCCGCAGTCGCTCCCGTCCGGGGAGTGGCCCCGTGCACTCTCCGGCAGCCCCGAAACGGTTGGCACGCTACTCGAGAACCTGACGGATCGAGTCGGTGTCGACGACATGATCGTCCAGAATCTTATCGCAGACCACGACGACGTGTGTCGGTCGCACGAACTGCTTGCCGAAGCGGTCGGGTTAGAGGGCCGCTGA
- a CDS encoding bacterio-opsin activator domain-containing protein — translation MLRILLIEDNPGDARLIEEMLRGTEELAQRVSSDETAGRTPDISRATRLEEGLELFEQRSIDVVLLDLNLPDSQGLETLETVSDASTATPIVVLTGLRDQQVGIQAIQQGAQDFLVKDEVTSELLVRTIHHAIERARQEYERRRQREQLETVNRLNDIGHDIINSVITTETRAELEQEVCDRLTASDAYRFAWIGEVNPGSDDVVPKAAAGVEEGYLEDVEISVDETTAAGKGPSGTAIRAGEVQVANSIGSDPDFEPWREDATSRGYHSSAAIPIIHEDLIYGVLNIYSSSPRAFTSAETQILARIGDTVAHAITALERRDALVSDAVIELEFRLEEMVPELVGLSEADSGRISINQLVRGDETLLAYGSATDIAQDEFAETVEGIDGVSDARFLSARRDEFEFEVVMPAAAALFEAIATHGGRVESATIANGEFRFVVELPRGRDTRQMIELIKEQRPDATYLAQRTTERSDRSGSGRGSTATAVLEDELTEKQRAALETAYFAGYFEWPRESTGEDIADRLGIAPATFNQHLRTAERKFFDSVLGE, via the coding sequence ATGCTTCGCATTCTCCTCATCGAGGACAACCCAGGCGACGCACGGCTGATCGAGGAGATGCTTCGCGGTACCGAAGAACTCGCACAACGCGTGAGCTCCGACGAGACCGCCGGCCGAACACCCGATATCTCCCGCGCAACGCGACTCGAGGAGGGACTCGAGTTGTTCGAGCAACGCTCGATCGACGTCGTCCTGCTCGATCTGAACCTTCCCGACAGCCAAGGACTCGAGACGCTCGAGACGGTGTCCGATGCCAGCACTGCAACGCCGATCGTCGTCCTGACCGGCCTTCGGGATCAGCAGGTCGGAATTCAGGCGATCCAGCAGGGGGCACAGGACTTCCTCGTCAAAGACGAGGTGACGAGTGAACTGCTCGTCAGAACGATCCACCACGCGATCGAGCGCGCACGACAGGAGTACGAACGCCGCCGCCAGCGCGAGCAACTCGAGACGGTCAACCGGTTGAACGATATCGGACACGACATCATCAACTCGGTAATCACGACCGAGACGCGTGCCGAACTCGAACAGGAGGTCTGTGATCGCCTCACCGCGTCGGACGCCTACCGGTTCGCCTGGATCGGCGAGGTCAATCCCGGGAGCGACGACGTCGTTCCGAAGGCGGCCGCCGGCGTCGAAGAGGGGTACCTCGAGGACGTCGAAATCAGCGTCGACGAAACCACAGCCGCCGGAAAAGGACCGTCGGGAACCGCGATTCGCGCCGGCGAGGTGCAGGTCGCAAACAGCATCGGTTCCGACCCAGACTTCGAACCGTGGCGCGAGGATGCCACCTCGCGGGGCTATCACTCTTCGGCAGCGATTCCAATCATCCACGAAGACCTCATCTACGGCGTCCTGAACATCTACTCGAGTTCGCCGCGGGCGTTCACCTCAGCAGAAACACAGATCCTCGCTCGCATTGGGGACACCGTCGCGCACGCGATTACCGCACTCGAACGACGCGATGCACTCGTCAGTGACGCCGTCATCGAACTCGAGTTCAGACTCGAGGAGATGGTCCCAGAACTGGTCGGTCTCTCGGAGGCCGACTCCGGCCGGATCTCGATCAACCAGCTCGTCCGCGGCGACGAGACGCTGCTCGCCTACGGTTCGGCGACGGACATTGCACAGGACGAGTTCGCGGAGACGGTCGAAGGGATCGACGGTGTCAGCGACGCCCGGTTCCTATCGGCGCGCCGGGACGAGTTCGAGTTCGAAGTCGTGATGCCCGCCGCAGCCGCACTGTTCGAAGCGATCGCGACTCACGGTGGCCGGGTCGAATCGGCAACGATCGCCAACGGCGAGTTCCGATTCGTCGTCGAACTCCCGCGGGGTCGGGACACCCGCCAGATGATCGAACTCATCAAAGAACAGCGGCCAGACGCCACCTACCTCGCCCAGCGGACGACCGAACGCAGTGACCGCAGCGGCTCGGGGCGGGGATCAACTGCAACGGCCGTGCTGGAAGACGAGTTGACGGAAAAACAACGGGCCGCACTCGAGACGGCCTACTTCGCGGGTTACTTCGAGTGGCCCCGGGAGAGTACGGGCGAGGATATCGCGGATCGGCTGGGTATCGCGCCGGCGACGTTCAACCAACACCTCCGGACGGCAGAGCGGAAGTTTTTCGATTCGGTGCTCGGCGAGTAG
- a CDS encoding response regulator, translating into MTTRRSATPTTAQILLVEDNPGDVRLTKEAFKQGRIENDLHVVSDGTEALEFLHQRNEYADAPRPDLILLDLNLPRTDGEEVLEELKGDSELRSIPVIVLTSSRAEEDVAKSYELHANAYLTKPVDPDEFIETVRAFEKFWFSVVRLPPEGDQL; encoded by the coding sequence ATGACCACGAGACGATCCGCGACGCCAACAACTGCACAGATACTCCTCGTCGAAGACAACCCCGGTGATGTCCGCCTCACCAAGGAAGCGTTCAAACAGGGTCGCATCGAGAACGACCTGCACGTCGTCTCCGACGGTACGGAGGCACTCGAGTTCCTCCACCAGCGAAACGAATACGCGGATGCGCCGCGGCCGGATCTCATCCTGCTCGATCTCAACCTCCCGCGGACGGATGGCGAGGAGGTACTCGAGGAGCTCAAGGGAGATTCGGAACTGCGCTCGATTCCGGTGATCGTGCTGACGAGTTCGCGAGCAGAAGAGGATGTCGCGAAGTCGTACGAGTTGCACGCGAACGCATATTTGACGAAGCCGGTCGATCCGGACGAGTTCATCGAGACGGTTCGGGCGTTCGAGAAGTTCTGGTTCTCTGTCGTTCGACTGCCACCGGAGGGTGATCAGCTATGA
- a CDS encoding Cdc6/Cdc18 family protein, producing MIVDARVLREDFVPSEIVHRHDEVNLLSESLEPLLSGHRTDPAFLFGPTGVGKTCLARYTLTQLREQDPAVRVAYVNCWQEYTRFRVLYSLLESIGQTTSIHRSTPKDELFGRLEAAADQPLVAVLDEVDQLEETAVLYDLYRLPHVSLVLIANREEELFASFDDRVRSRFHAGTRVQFDRYGMDELVAILRERATQGLEPNAVTTDQLQTIAEAASGDARVGIGILRSAARRAEQAGTERVTATEIESAIPDARTAIRRKTVEGLLEHQRVLYDVIKEAGEIEPGSLYERYEQRVDEPKTTRTLRNHLTKMVHYDLIKSVGKHRGRRYRLVSDEKDETS from the coding sequence GTGATCGTCGACGCCCGCGTCCTGCGCGAGGATTTCGTTCCGAGCGAAATCGTTCACCGGCACGACGAGGTCAACCTCCTCTCCGAGTCGCTGGAGCCGTTGCTCTCCGGTCACCGAACCGATCCCGCGTTCCTGTTCGGTCCGACCGGCGTCGGCAAAACCTGTCTCGCACGGTACACGCTCACCCAGCTACGCGAACAGGACCCGGCCGTCCGCGTCGCCTACGTCAACTGCTGGCAGGAGTATACGCGCTTTCGGGTGCTGTACAGCCTCCTCGAGTCCATCGGACAGACCACGTCGATCCACCGATCGACGCCGAAAGACGAACTGTTCGGGCGACTCGAGGCGGCAGCCGATCAACCACTTGTCGCTGTCCTCGACGAGGTCGATCAACTCGAAGAGACGGCCGTCCTCTACGATCTTTACCGACTCCCACATGTCTCGCTCGTATTGATCGCCAACCGAGAAGAGGAGTTGTTCGCGAGTTTCGACGACCGGGTTCGGTCGCGCTTCCACGCTGGAACTCGTGTCCAGTTCGATCGGTACGGGATGGACGAACTCGTCGCAATTTTGCGCGAGCGCGCAACGCAGGGGCTGGAACCGAACGCAGTCACGACTGACCAGTTGCAGACGATTGCTGAGGCAGCCTCGGGTGATGCTCGCGTCGGTATCGGAATCCTGCGTTCGGCAGCGCGGCGTGCCGAACAAGCCGGTACCGAACGAGTGACGGCCACAGAGATCGAGTCGGCGATTCCAGACGCGCGGACGGCAATCCGCCGGAAGACAGTCGAAGGCTTGCTCGAACACCAGCGAGTGCTGTACGACGTCATCAAAGAAGCGGGAGAGATCGAACCAGGGTCGCTCTACGAACGGTACGAACAGCGGGTTGACGAGCCCAAAACGACCCGAACCCTGCGCAATCACCTGACGAAGATGGTCCACTACGACCTGATCAAATCGGTTGGGAAACACCGTGGCAGACGGTATCGGCTGGTTTCTGATGAGAAGGACGAGACGTCGTAG